The genome window GGCATAAGCAGGGGATATTCAATTGCACAGATAAAAGTCAAAAAGAACAGCTGGCTGGCAAATAAAACTTTAAGGGAGTTACAGCTCGATAAGGAGGGAGTTTTAGTTTTGGGAATTTACAGAAAAGTAGGAGAAAAGGAAGTTTATCTCGGTGCTCCAAGTGGGGATACAAAAATTGTGCCTGGGGACTTAATAGTTTTATATGGGCCGGAAGATGTTCTCTTGAATCTCTCAAAGAGGGTTAAAGGTATTAAAGGTCGGATTGAGCATGAAGAAGCAGTCGAAAAAGCAAAGCTCAGAGCAATGCAGGAAGAGATGGAACTTGAAGGTGAGTGATGATGTGCGAGTATGTATATGAAAACGGGGAAAAATGCAGAATAAAGCCGCTGCAAGGCTCTAAATACTGCTCGCTCCACATTCCTTACGAAGAGGGAGAGCTCCTCTATGGGGACAAAATTAAAGAAATCAAAGAGAAGGCTTTTCTTAAGAGACTTAAAAGAGGCATTACATACTTTGAGGGAGTTTACCTCTATGATATTAGAATTTCAAACTTCAAGAGCGATAAAACCTTAGTTTTCAAAAATTCAAAGATAAAGACGCTCATAATAGACAGCTCAGAAATCGGTGGGCTGACGATATATGGCTCATCAATCGAGAGGGTGATTATATTTGAAACAAAATTGAAAACTCTTATGATAGCCAAATCAAGTGTATTTGGCGTTAATATCCTGAGATTAAACTTCTATGGTTCGCTTTACCTAAAAGACAGTGACATTAGATATATTATGATGAACTCCTTCCAATACGTTAAAACTGAAGAGAAGCCGAGCGAAGAAGAATACGGTGAGAGGAGCAAAGCTTACGGCAGGATCGAGCTTTTCAACCTCAATGGTGTTAGGAGAATTGGAATCAACTCAAGATATCCGCTCTTAAGGCAGATTCTTGAAGAGCATGGAGTTAAAGTTAACGAAGTCTCGAGGAAGCATGCAAAGGCTGAAATATTTGTAATTAGTGGGGTTCACTTTGATGAGAACCCCCGCTTTAAGCGGCAGGTTAGGGTTTTGATTAGGGGCTTTGATGGGCAACTTTTGATGGAGAACCTTGAGATTCCTGGGCATGTTCAAATAACTCAAAGCAAGATTAAGCTACCCGAGTTTGTTCACGTTAAAATTCTGAACAACATTATTTTTAGGAAAGTTCGCTTTTACAGCGATATTACTTGGAATCTAACGGTTTTGCCAAATCTTGTGGCAGAATTAGATGTTGAGGGCTTTATTCTGCTTGAAGAATGCCATTTCAACAATCCCTATATAGAAGAAATATTCTATCGATTAGCCCGTACTTCATGGGAAAAAAACGGAGACAAAGATAAGGCTGATGAGTATTATTATAAGGAGATGGTTGCAAAAAGGAAACAGCGCATGATGGCGTACAGAAAAGGGCGGAAAAAGATTCTTCTCATCGAGCCCTATGTAGAGTGGCTTTTAGCTGATCTTACATGCAAATACGGTACCACTTGGAAAAGACCGATTGTAATCTGGATTATTACCGTAAACGTAGTATTTCCAATTATTTTTTATCTTACAAAAAGTGTTGAAGGGAGTGGAGTTCCTTTGAAATCTTTTTTGGATTATGTGTACTTCAGCATAGTTACTGCAACAACATTGGGCTATGGCGATCTGCATCCAATTGGGATCGGGAGAATTTTGGCTTCAAGTGAAGCAATATTTGGAATGTTCATGTGGGCAGTGTTGTTAACAGTTTTTGCTAGGAAGTACATGAGGTGATAAAATGAAGGTTGGTCTGATAATTAATCCAATAGCTGGAATGGGAGGAAAAGTCGCCTTAAAAGGTACAGATGGAGTTGTTGAAGAAGCGATAAGAAGAGGGGCCAAGCCGATAGCATTAGATTTAGCTAAACTCTT of Thermococcus sp. M39 contains these proteins:
- a CDS encoding potassium channel family protein, whose product is MCEYVYENGEKCRIKPLQGSKYCSLHIPYEEGELLYGDKIKEIKEKAFLKRLKRGITYFEGVYLYDIRISNFKSDKTLVFKNSKIKTLIIDSSEIGGLTIYGSSIERVIIFETKLKTLMIAKSSVFGVNILRLNFYGSLYLKDSDIRYIMMNSFQYVKTEEKPSEEEYGERSKAYGRIELFNLNGVRRIGINSRYPLLRQILEEHGVKVNEVSRKHAKAEIFVISGVHFDENPRFKRQVRVLIRGFDGQLLMENLEIPGHVQITQSKIKLPEFVHVKILNNIIFRKVRFYSDITWNLTVLPNLVAELDVEGFILLEECHFNNPYIEEIFYRLARTSWEKNGDKDKADEYYYKEMVAKRKQRMMAYRKGRKKILLIEPYVEWLLADLTCKYGTTWKRPIVIWIITVNVVFPIIFYLTKSVEGSGVPLKSFLDYVYFSIVTATTLGYGDLHPIGIGRILASSEAIFGMFMWAVLLTVFARKYMR